The Microbacterium maritypicum genome contains a region encoding:
- a CDS encoding phosphatidate cytidylyltransferase — MSDETRDAEDDKPFTRHDAHDGLPSDSVPLGDEAFPSFDAAAVPPRPPLPVAPDGSAASHVAPLDTADHNAIREQWRAARDELGTHVSHARDQLDQANERIKERTGRDLILAILIGLAFGAALLGSLLFLKVLFVPFALAAALLGVYELSRALRSSGRRVDVVPQLIAAAFLVLSAYFAEPWLCWVMLFVSVAFVIVWRLIAQMVERDGRTYGDVLADAVISGFVQVYVPFLAGIALILLKQEGGQWWVLGFIAIAVAADTGAYAAGLAFGRHPMAPKISPKKTWEGFGGAVVASLAVGVVLALFLLELPWWCGLIFGASILLSATLGDLGESMLKRDLGIKDMSSWLPGHGGLLDRLDSILPSTIPALCLYFLFSPWVVL; from the coding sequence ATGTCTGACGAAACGCGAGATGCCGAGGACGACAAGCCGTTCACGCGTCACGACGCGCACGACGGCCTGCCGTCCGACAGCGTCCCGCTCGGGGACGAGGCATTCCCGTCCTTCGACGCCGCCGCCGTTCCTCCGCGCCCCCCGTTGCCGGTTGCTCCGGATGGGTCCGCAGCGAGTCACGTCGCTCCATTGGACACGGCGGATCACAATGCGATCCGCGAGCAATGGCGTGCGGCGCGGGATGAGCTGGGCACCCATGTCTCCCACGCGCGCGACCAGCTCGACCAGGCGAACGAACGCATCAAAGAGCGTACGGGGCGGGATCTGATCCTCGCGATCCTGATCGGTCTCGCGTTCGGCGCTGCGCTGCTCGGATCGCTGCTGTTCCTGAAGGTGCTGTTCGTGCCGTTCGCCCTCGCGGCCGCACTGCTGGGAGTCTACGAGCTCTCCAGAGCACTGCGGAGCTCCGGCCGGCGGGTGGACGTGGTGCCGCAGCTGATCGCAGCCGCCTTCCTCGTGCTGTCCGCCTACTTCGCCGAGCCCTGGCTGTGCTGGGTCATGCTCTTCGTCTCGGTGGCTTTCGTCATCGTCTGGCGCCTCATCGCACAGATGGTCGAGAGGGACGGCCGTACCTACGGCGACGTGCTCGCCGACGCGGTGATCAGCGGCTTCGTCCAGGTGTACGTGCCCTTCCTCGCAGGCATCGCGCTCATCCTCCTCAAGCAGGAGGGTGGACAGTGGTGGGTGCTCGGGTTCATCGCGATCGCCGTCGCCGCCGATACGGGCGCCTATGCTGCGGGCCTGGCGTTCGGACGTCACCCCATGGCACCGAAGATCAGCCCGAAGAAGACCTGGGAGGGCTTCGGCGGTGCCGTCGTCGCCTCACTCGCGGTGGGTGTGGTGCTGGCGCTCTTCCTCCTGGAGCTGCCGTGGTGGTGCGGACTGATCTTCGGCGCGTCTATCCTCTTGTCCGCGACGCTCGGAGATCTCGGCGAGTCGATGCTCAAGCGCGACCTCGGCATCAAGGACATGAGCTCCTGGCTGCCGGGGCACGGCGGGCTGCTCGACCGTCTCGACAGCATCCTGCCCTCGACGATTCCCGCGCTCTGCCTGTACTTCCTCTTCTCTCCTTGGGTGGTTCTGTGA
- a CDS encoding DivIVA domain-containing protein yields MNDDELDVQTTQAPPAFAVTSGRVRGYHRAAVDTFLSSARRAFETGGDELTAEDVRTASFPLVKGGYVVADVDAALGRVEDAFAARERDRVVRTQGAGAWVEQARADAQVILDHLARPRRHRFARTGVLTFGYRLDEVDHVSTRIVRYLRDGDPLTAEQLRSAAFRMQRGGYREEQVDALLDATIDVILAVR; encoded by the coding sequence ATGAACGATGACGAGCTCGACGTGCAGACGACACAGGCACCGCCTGCGTTCGCGGTCACTTCCGGACGCGTGCGCGGGTATCACCGTGCGGCCGTGGACACCTTCCTCTCGTCGGCTCGCCGCGCGTTCGAGACGGGCGGTGATGAGCTCACCGCTGAGGATGTCCGCACCGCGTCGTTCCCCCTCGTGAAGGGCGGTTACGTGGTCGCCGACGTCGACGCGGCACTGGGCCGGGTCGAGGATGCCTTCGCGGCGCGCGAGCGCGATCGCGTGGTGCGCACGCAGGGAGCGGGCGCCTGGGTCGAACAGGCCAGAGCAGATGCGCAGGTCATCCTCGACCATCTCGCCCGCCCGCGCCGACACCGCTTCGCTCGGACCGGAGTGCTCACCTTCGGCTACCGTCTCGACGAAGTCGACCATGTATCGACGCGCATCGTGCGGTACCTCCGCGACGGCGATCCGTTGACGGCCGAGCAGTTGCGCTCGGCGGCGTTCCGCATGCAGCGCGGCGGGTATCGCGAAGAGCAGGTCGACGCGCTCCTCGACGCGACGATCGACGTGATTCTGGCTGTTCGCTGA
- a CDS encoding aggregation-promoting factor C-terminal-like domain-containing protein: MNLERSDLSPVPAAKGGAARAGARRRSRSRGVVSVVSALAVVGFAGALVAPTGVALAAPAPQESPDSAYSLALADTQNLTVTVEGAAIAPVVRGSFEVYVKPKPAPEPTVAAAPRGGSSGGSSGGSLPPYTGGGAPAEWMAAAGIAESDRQYVDYIVSRESGWNPNATNKSSGACGLVQALPCSKVPGNGYDPVDNLRWATGYATGRYGSWSGAYNFWINNHWW, encoded by the coding sequence ATGAATCTCGAAAGAAGCGACCTCTCGCCTGTGCCCGCGGCGAAGGGTGGCGCCGCGCGCGCGGGTGCTCGACGCCGGTCCCGCAGCCGAGGCGTCGTCAGCGTCGTCAGTGCCCTCGCGGTCGTCGGTTTCGCCGGCGCGTTGGTCGCACCGACCGGAGTGGCACTTGCCGCACCCGCACCCCAGGAGTCGCCGGATTCGGCGTATTCACTCGCACTCGCCGACACGCAGAACTTGACCGTCACGGTCGAGGGCGCCGCGATCGCGCCCGTCGTGCGCGGCAGTTTCGAGGTGTACGTCAAGCCGAAGCCCGCTCCGGAACCCACCGTCGCGGCTGCGCCACGAGGGGGCTCGTCCGGTGGTTCGTCGGGTGGCTCCCTTCCGCCCTACACCGGCGGCGGAGCCCCTGCGGAGTGGATGGCGGCAGCCGGTATCGCGGAGAGCGACCGGCAGTATGTCGACTACATCGTCTCGCGGGAGAGCGGTTGGAACCCGAACGCGACGAACAAGTCGTCGGGCGCTTGCGGTCTCGTGCAGGCTCTTCCCTGCAGCAAGGTGCCAGGCAACGGGTATGACCCGGTCGACAACCTTCGCTGGGCGACCGGATACGCCACCGGACGCTACGGCAGCTGGTCGGGGGCCTACAACTTCTGGATCAACAACCACTGGTGGTGA
- a CDS encoding alpha/beta hydrolase, with translation MSIEIRGPLELPARREDIELKTADGLTLVGELSVPEHVPPTATLVTLHPLPTAGGFMDSHIIRKAAARLPALADLAVLRFNTRGTTSPRGTSDGAFDGGAAERHDVAAAMDFVRDRALPRPWLLGWSFGTELALKYGRDHDIEGIILLSPPLHRATPEEVAAWAATGLPVIVLVPELDDYLRPPEARERFAAIPHATLIAVDGGKHLWVGETQTRRVLTEIVAAVNPSALPLATQWPVAE, from the coding sequence ATGAGCATCGAGATCCGAGGACCGCTGGAGCTGCCGGCGCGACGCGAAGACATCGAGCTGAAGACCGCTGACGGTCTGACGCTGGTCGGAGAGCTCTCCGTGCCGGAGCACGTACCGCCGACAGCGACCCTCGTGACGCTGCACCCGCTGCCGACGGCCGGTGGCTTCATGGACTCGCACATCATCCGCAAGGCCGCCGCTCGCCTCCCAGCGCTCGCGGACCTCGCCGTCCTGCGTTTCAACACACGGGGGACCACATCCCCCCGAGGCACGAGCGATGGCGCCTTCGACGGCGGGGCTGCCGAGAGGCACGACGTCGCGGCGGCCATGGACTTCGTCCGTGATCGCGCGCTTCCGCGTCCCTGGCTTCTGGGGTGGTCCTTCGGTACCGAACTCGCACTGAAGTACGGCCGGGACCACGACATCGAGGGGATCATCCTCCTCTCGCCGCCCCTCCACCGCGCGACGCCGGAGGAGGTCGCCGCCTGGGCGGCGACCGGACTGCCCGTGATCGTCCTGGTGCCGGAGCTGGACGACTACCTGCGCCCGCCAGAGGCTCGGGAACGATTCGCAGCGATTCCGCACGCCACCCTGATCGCGGTGGATGGCGGGAAGCACCTCTGGGTGGGCGAGACGCAGACGCGGCGAGTGCTCACGGAGATCGTGGCGGCGGTGAATCCCTCAGCCCTGCCTCTCGCGACGCAGTGGCCGGTCGCCGAGTAG
- a CDS encoding AI-2E family transporter, translating into MKIHNPFRTALVATLGVGLGILLINSVENLSTVLLYLGTALFLSLGLDPLVSFLERRRLPRWAAVLVTILAVLGVFAGIVLIVLPVLVDQISQLVAQISAIVQRGNLIPDLKEWIQDAFPNLLVDDVFTYITNWLTSNLAEIGGSIGQGVLVASGAVLGGLFGAFIVLILTIYLTASTPSLKRAVYQLAPASKRDRFIDLSEQITDSVGYYVMGQVSQGVLNGVLSAVYLSIIDAPFPAVLAVIAFFFSLIPLVGTLTGSTIIVLVCLIPGLGSPATAIAAAIYYLIYMQIEAYIISPRIMSRAVSVPGAVVVVAALAGGSLLGLLGALIAIPVAASILIIYRQVLIPRMNEL; encoded by the coding sequence ATGAAGATCCACAATCCCTTCCGCACCGCCCTGGTGGCGACGCTCGGCGTGGGGTTGGGCATCCTGCTGATCAACAGCGTGGAGAATCTGTCCACCGTGCTGCTGTACCTCGGCACGGCGCTGTTCCTGAGTCTGGGCCTCGATCCCCTCGTATCGTTCCTCGAGCGTCGACGGCTTCCGCGCTGGGCGGCTGTCCTCGTGACGATCCTGGCGGTACTCGGTGTCTTCGCGGGGATCGTACTCATCGTGCTGCCGGTGCTCGTGGATCAGATCTCCCAGTTGGTCGCCCAGATCTCGGCGATCGTGCAGCGAGGAAACCTGATCCCTGACCTCAAGGAATGGATCCAGGACGCCTTCCCGAACTTGCTCGTCGATGACGTGTTCACCTACATCACCAACTGGCTGACGAGCAATCTCGCGGAGATCGGCGGATCCATCGGCCAGGGTGTGCTCGTCGCCAGTGGCGCCGTGCTCGGTGGCCTGTTCGGCGCGTTCATCGTGCTCATCCTGACGATCTACCTGACGGCCTCGACGCCCTCCCTCAAGCGAGCCGTCTACCAGCTCGCCCCGGCGTCCAAGCGCGACCGCTTCATCGATCTGTCCGAGCAGATCACCGACTCCGTGGGCTACTACGTCATGGGCCAGGTCTCGCAGGGCGTCCTCAACGGTGTGCTGAGTGCGGTCTATCTCTCCATCATCGATGCACCGTTCCCGGCCGTCCTCGCCGTGATCGCGTTCTTCTTCTCGCTCATCCCCCTCGTCGGAACCTTGACGGGTTCGACGATCATCGTGCTCGTCTGCTTGATCCCCGGGCTCGGATCGCCGGCGACGGCCATCGCCGCCGCGATCTACTACCTGATCTACATGCAGATCGAGGCCTACATCATCTCCCCACGCATCATGAGCCGTGCCGTCTCGGTGCCGGGAGCCGTCGTCGTCGTCGCCGCCCTCGCCGGAGGAAGCCTCCTGGGGCTGCTGGGCGCGCTCATCGCGATCCCCGTGGCGGCGAGCATCCTGATCATCTACCGTCAGGTGCTCATCCCCCGGATGAACGAGCTCTGA
- a CDS encoding glycosyl transferase codes for MRFVWAVVAFVLAAVLIGAGIAQRTIFMGPDTQKTQVEISEPAPFVLIDGDVLRANPGAQTLIVRGQGEIFGSYGRTADMKAWLADSDYNQVTLKKSGDLAVEHVEAETEASEDGATDAPDDGATEAPVDGATDAPAEGDAGSAGRDPRGSDLWLDSFDEDNRLVADNMQLPEGTSLLIAYDGTADAPDDIVVSWPLDNSTPWAGPLMVAGGIVLLLGLILYVLAIRHQRRGRGPRRKGPGPLPATEPIDIAVLPPSERAAIEESGSAVSASPPETAAPADGDVEEAEIVDENKNPDAKTSMRVAPAPRRRRMLALPVLGLTAILAAGCSSDSWPQLGEASPTPSPSPTVIAPENQKPPAVTEAQAKRILKSLAGTVSEADAALDLDLLSTRFEGPALAARTTEYALRTKLPDTVPPAAIPTDDVEVVLPESTDQWPRTVLMLSKTGDDTVPPVVLTMTQADPWSNYKVSNIAEMSADAVFPEVAAAWLGTSLVPSDSAFLTIAPADLAATFADVVDQGEQSESYDTFDDLALSYAKSITDSRQAVIQALADKGAADTSKAAFDMASTTDEPISMTTLDSGAIVAVTLTDTETVTPTAEDVSIRFGDNAQAKALTDATESAKGVETTYEFQLFFSVPAKGSTEQIRLLAAHQDLLSVKVIK; via the coding sequence GTGCGTTTCGTATGGGCCGTGGTGGCCTTCGTGCTGGCTGCGGTGCTGATCGGTGCGGGGATAGCCCAGCGCACCATCTTCATGGGACCTGACACTCAGAAGACCCAGGTCGAGATCAGCGAACCGGCGCCGTTCGTGCTCATCGACGGCGATGTCCTCCGCGCGAATCCCGGCGCGCAGACCCTGATCGTTCGCGGACAGGGCGAGATCTTCGGGAGCTACGGTCGGACCGCCGACATGAAGGCCTGGCTCGCCGACTCCGACTACAACCAGGTCACCCTGAAGAAGAGCGGCGATCTGGCCGTCGAGCATGTCGAAGCGGAGACCGAGGCGAGCGAAGACGGCGCGACCGACGCTCCGGATGACGGCGCGACCGAAGCCCCTGTCGACGGCGCGACCGACGCTCCGGCGGAGGGCGATGCCGGTTCCGCAGGGCGCGATCCGCGGGGATCCGACCTCTGGCTCGACTCGTTCGACGAAGACAACCGTCTCGTCGCCGACAACATGCAGCTGCCCGAGGGCACGAGCCTGCTGATCGCCTATGACGGCACCGCTGATGCGCCGGACGACATCGTGGTTTCCTGGCCGCTCGACAACTCGACACCGTGGGCCGGACCCCTCATGGTCGCCGGCGGCATCGTGCTGTTGCTCGGCCTCATCCTGTACGTGCTCGCGATCCGCCACCAGCGCCGCGGACGCGGACCCCGACGCAAGGGACCCGGCCCGCTGCCCGCGACCGAGCCGATCGACATCGCCGTGCTTCCTCCGTCGGAGCGTGCGGCGATCGAGGAGTCCGGATCTGCCGTCAGCGCGTCTCCGCCCGAGACCGCCGCACCGGCAGACGGAGACGTCGAAGAGGCGGAGATCGTGGACGAGAACAAGAATCCCGACGCCAAGACCTCCATGCGCGTGGCGCCGGCCCCTCGGCGACGACGCATGCTGGCACTCCCGGTTCTGGGGCTCACGGCCATCCTCGCCGCCGGGTGCTCGTCGGATTCCTGGCCGCAGCTGGGGGAGGCCTCGCCCACCCCGTCACCCAGCCCGACGGTGATCGCCCCGGAGAACCAGAAGCCGCCTGCTGTCACAGAGGCACAGGCCAAGCGCATCCTGAAGTCGCTCGCCGGCACTGTCAGCGAGGCCGACGCCGCGCTCGATCTCGACCTTCTCTCCACACGCTTCGAAGGACCGGCACTCGCTGCACGGACCACCGAGTACGCACTGCGCACGAAGCTCCCGGACACGGTGCCTCCCGCGGCGATCCCGACCGATGACGTCGAGGTGGTGCTCCCGGAGTCGACCGACCAGTGGCCGCGCACCGTGCTCATGCTGTCGAAGACCGGCGATGACACCGTGCCTCCCGTCGTGTTGACGATGACGCAGGCAGACCCCTGGTCGAACTACAAGGTCTCGAACATCGCCGAGATGTCGGCTGACGCGGTCTTCCCCGAGGTCGCCGCCGCGTGGCTCGGCACGTCTCTCGTCCCGTCCGACTCCGCATTCCTCACCATCGCGCCCGCCGACCTCGCCGCGACCTTCGCCGACGTTGTGGATCAGGGAGAGCAGAGCGAGTCGTACGACACGTTCGACGATCTGGCGCTCAGCTACGCGAAGTCGATCACCGACAGCCGTCAGGCCGTGATCCAGGCGCTCGCGGACAAGGGCGCTGCCGATACGTCGAAGGCCGCGTTCGACATGGCCTCGACGACGGACGAGCCCATCTCGATGACGACTCTCGACAGCGGCGCGATCGTCGCCGTCACCCTCACCGATACCGAGACCGTGACACCGACGGCAGAAGACGTGTCGATCCGTTTCGGCGACAACGCTCAGGCCAAGGCGCTCACCGACGCGACCGAGTCCGCGAAGGGCGTCGAGACGACTTACGAGTTCCAGCTGTTCTTCTCGGTCCCCGCCAAGGGATCGACGGAGCAGATCCGCCTCCTGGCAGCACACCAGGACCTCCTGTCCGTGAAGGTGATCAAATGA
- a CDS encoding tetratricopeptide repeat protein: MSEISPAALRGAVDLSSLRNRPTPPADGAPAPGVVDLVVDATDETFGQILELSRTVPVVVDLWAEWCGPCKQLSPIIEKVTRELGGRVLLAKVDVDANPQLAQSFRAQSIPMVVALIAGQPVPMFTGAVPEQQVRDVFAQLLQVAAQNGVTGTLSVAEAGTEPAPATEPELPPLHAEAFAAIEVGDYAAAIKAYEKALAENPRDEDALAGLGQVRLLDRVQGLDLQSARAAAAEAPLDVQAQFDVADLDLAGGHVDDAFGRLLDLFAQLPSDQRAPVRERLVELFGLIGAEDPRVVSARNRLSSLLF; the protein is encoded by the coding sequence ATGAGTGAGATCTCTCCCGCCGCACTCCGCGGCGCCGTCGACCTGTCCAGCCTGCGCAACCGACCGACACCGCCTGCCGACGGCGCGCCTGCTCCCGGGGTCGTCGATCTCGTCGTGGACGCCACCGATGAGACCTTCGGACAGATTCTCGAGCTCTCGCGTACCGTTCCCGTGGTCGTCGACCTGTGGGCGGAGTGGTGCGGTCCCTGCAAGCAGCTGAGTCCGATCATCGAGAAGGTGACGCGCGAGCTCGGCGGGCGCGTCTTGCTCGCCAAAGTCGATGTGGATGCGAACCCGCAGCTCGCGCAGAGCTTCCGTGCGCAGTCCATCCCGATGGTCGTGGCCCTCATCGCGGGTCAGCCGGTGCCGATGTTCACCGGTGCCGTGCCGGAGCAGCAGGTGCGCGACGTGTTCGCGCAGTTGCTTCAGGTGGCGGCGCAGAACGGTGTGACCGGAACACTCTCGGTCGCAGAGGCGGGCACGGAACCCGCGCCTGCTACGGAGCCGGAGCTTCCTCCGCTGCACGCAGAGGCCTTTGCAGCAATCGAAGTCGGTGACTACGCGGCCGCCATCAAGGCGTACGAGAAGGCCCTCGCGGAGAACCCTCGCGACGAGGATGCGCTCGCTGGTCTCGGACAGGTGCGTCTTCTCGACCGCGTGCAGGGGCTCGACCTTCAGTCGGCACGGGCCGCGGCCGCCGAAGCCCCTCTCGATGTCCAGGCGCAGTTCGACGTGGCTGACCTCGACCTCGCCGGCGGGCACGTCGATGACGCTTTCGGTCGTCTGCTCGACCTGTTCGCGCAGCTCCCGTCCGACCAGCGCGCACCCGTGCGGGAGCGTCTGGTGGAGCTCTTCGGGCTCATCGGCGCGGAGGATCCGCGTGTGGTGTCGGCGCGCAACCGTCTCTCGTCGCTGCTGTTCTAG
- the glgB gene encoding 1,4-alpha-glucan branching protein GlgB, whose translation MSYTEDVAASTEWEAISSATHHDPHSVLGAHAHKDAADRTVTAIRVRRPLASEVAAVFGDGSRLELTHVAHGIWEGQHSGPPLPYRIATRYSDHDETLSGDPYRHGPTLGDLDLHLIAEGRHERLWEALGAHVRTSDGEIGVSFSVWAPNATAVRVVGDHNDWNGEAHAMRSMGVSGVWEIFIPGLPVGTRYKYQIRTRDGAWILKADPMALAAEVPPATASLVATSAHTWSDGAWMTRRAATHAVAQPLSIYEIHVGSWREGLGYREIADPLIQHVTDAGFTHVEFMPLAEHPFGGSWGYQVSGYYAPTSRFGSPDDLRYLIDRLHQAGIGVIMDWVPGHFPKDAFALARFDGQPLYEHPDPRRGEHQDWGTLIFDYGRPEVRGFLVANALYWLKEFHVDGLRVDAVASMLYLDYSREPGEWEPNIHGGRENLEAIRFLQEVNATAYRLHPGILMIAEESTSFPGVTAPTDHAGLGFGFKWNMGWMNDSLQYISRDPMYRGHHEGEMTFSFVYAFGENYLLPISHDEVVHGKGSLLAKMPGDHWHKLANVRAYLAYMWGHPGKKLLFMGQEFGQLAEWSEGRQLDWWLLDQPSHAQLQDFVGVMNHTYRAQAPLWERDNDASSFSRLGAPSWDPTVIAFERRDAHGGRLVVISNFAGVERTGYQLALPREGVWQEVLNTDAADYGGRGSGNLGLVYAKPSDGAAPVATLTLPALSTLWLRHQSDAHVPTVSHG comes from the coding sequence ATGAGCTACACGGAAGACGTCGCCGCATCCACCGAATGGGAGGCGATCTCCTCAGCCACCCACCATGACCCGCATTCCGTGCTCGGCGCGCACGCGCACAAGGATGCCGCGGATCGCACCGTCACCGCTATCCGCGTGCGACGGCCTCTCGCCTCCGAGGTCGCCGCCGTCTTCGGGGACGGCAGCCGACTGGAGCTCACCCACGTCGCGCACGGCATCTGGGAGGGGCAGCACAGCGGCCCTCCGCTCCCCTATCGGATCGCGACCCGGTACTCGGACCACGACGAGACCTTGTCCGGGGACCCGTACCGCCATGGGCCGACCCTCGGCGACCTCGACCTGCACCTCATCGCCGAAGGACGTCACGAACGTCTCTGGGAGGCGCTGGGGGCGCATGTGCGCACGTCCGACGGGGAGATCGGCGTCTCGTTCTCCGTCTGGGCCCCGAACGCCACTGCCGTGCGCGTGGTGGGTGACCACAACGACTGGAACGGCGAGGCCCACGCAATGCGCTCGATGGGCGTCAGCGGCGTCTGGGAGATCTTCATCCCGGGACTCCCGGTCGGCACCAGGTACAAGTACCAGATCCGCACCCGCGACGGCGCGTGGATCCTCAAGGCCGACCCGATGGCGCTGGCCGCTGAAGTGCCGCCCGCCACGGCATCGCTCGTCGCGACCTCCGCTCACACCTGGTCGGACGGGGCATGGATGACGCGAAGGGCGGCCACCCACGCCGTCGCCCAGCCGCTGTCGATCTACGAGATCCACGTCGGCTCGTGGCGCGAAGGGCTCGGCTATCGCGAGATCGCGGATCCTCTGATCCAGCACGTGACCGATGCGGGCTTCACGCACGTCGAGTTCATGCCGCTGGCGGAGCATCCGTTCGGCGGATCGTGGGGATATCAGGTCAGCGGATACTACGCACCCACGAGTCGCTTCGGCAGCCCGGATGACCTGCGCTACCTGATCGACCGGCTGCACCAGGCGGGTATCGGCGTGATCATGGACTGGGTCCCCGGCCACTTCCCCAAGGACGCCTTCGCCCTCGCGCGCTTCGACGGCCAGCCGCTATACGAGCACCCGGATCCTCGCCGCGGAGAGCACCAGGACTGGGGAACGCTCATCTTCGACTACGGCCGCCCCGAAGTCCGGGGGTTCCTGGTCGCCAACGCCCTGTACTGGCTCAAGGAGTTCCACGTCGACGGTCTCCGCGTCGATGCCGTCGCCTCGATGCTGTACCTCGACTACTCCCGCGAGCCCGGCGAATGGGAGCCGAACATCCACGGCGGACGCGAGAACCTCGAGGCGATCCGATTCCTGCAGGAAGTCAACGCCACCGCGTACCGGCTGCACCCCGGAATCCTCATGATCGCCGAAGAGTCCACCAGCTTCCCCGGAGTCACCGCGCCGACCGATCACGCCGGTCTGGGCTTCGGCTTCAAGTGGAACATGGGCTGGATGAACGACTCGCTGCAGTACATCTCGCGGGACCCGATGTACCGGGGCCACCACGAGGGCGAGATGACATTCTCGTTCGTGTACGCGTTCGGCGAGAACTATCTGCTCCCGATCAGTCATGATGAGGTCGTCCACGGCAAGGGCAGCCTGCTCGCGAAGATGCCCGGGGACCATTGGCACAAGCTGGCGAACGTGCGCGCGTATCTGGCCTACATGTGGGGGCATCCGGGCAAGAAGCTGCTCTTCATGGGGCAGGAGTTCGGCCAGCTCGCCGAATGGTCGGAGGGACGGCAGCTGGACTGGTGGCTCCTCGATCAGCCCTCCCATGCCCAGCTGCAGGATTTCGTGGGCGTGATGAACCACACGTACCGGGCTCAGGCTCCCCTGTGGGAGCGGGACAACGACGCGTCGTCCTTCAGCCGTCTCGGCGCGCCGAGCTGGGACCCGACGGTGATCGCCTTCGAACGACGTGACGCCCACGGCGGGCGTCTGGTCGTCATCAGCAACTTCGCCGGAGTGGAGCGCACCGGGTACCAGCTCGCGCTTCCGCGGGAGGGCGTGTGGCAGGAGGTGCTCAACACGGATGCCGCCGACTACGGCGGACGCGGATCGGGCAACCTCGGACTGGTCTACGCGAAGCCGTCAGACGGCGCCGCACCGGTGGCCACTCTGACGCTGCCCGCGCTGTCGACACTCTGGCTGCGTCACCAGTCCGACGCCCACGTGCCGACCGTGAGCCACGGCTGA